The following are encoded together in the Populus trichocarpa isolate Nisqually-1 chromosome 5, P.trichocarpa_v4.1, whole genome shotgun sequence genome:
- the LOC18099053 gene encoding uncharacterized protein LOC18099053 encodes MDKVEMKFLDWYVKISAAGALIGASMELFMIKTGFYDKVTVLESEKRAWESSPEAQAIREALNPWRNQDTEQRKNT; translated from the exons ATGGACAAAG tGGAAATGAAGTTTTTAGATTGGTACGTGAAAATATCAGCTGCTGGTGCTTTAATTGGAGCTTCTATGGAGTTGTTCATGATCAAGACTGGCTTCT ATGATAAGGTTACTGTTCTAGAGTCAGAGAAGCGGGCTTGGGAAAGCTCCCCTGAAGCTCAGGCAATCAGAGAAGCTCTAAACCCTTGGAGAAACCAAGACacagaacaaagaaaaaatacctAA
- the LOC7479180 gene encoding homeobox-leucine zipper protein ATHB-6 isoform X2 — protein MKRSLGSSDSLGALMSICPTTEHSPRNSTHVYSREFQSMLNGLDEEGCVEESGGHVTEKKRRLSGDQVKALEKNFEVENKLEPERKVKLAQELGLQPRQVAVWFQNRRARWKTKQLERDYGVLKANYDSLKHNFDAIQQDNEALLKEIRELKAKLNEENTESNVSVKEEIILAESEDKVTEEDTPPLLDSLTASAEAKELNYENFNSSSSINNGLGASLFPDFKDGLSDSDSSAILNEDNSPNPAISSSGILQSQLMMSPPPSSSLKFNCSTSSSSPSTMNSFQFSKTYQTQFVKLEEHNFLSSEEACNFFSDEQPPTLHWYCSDQWN, from the exons aTGAAGAGATCACTTGGCAGCTCAGATTCCCTTGGTGCTTTGATGTCCATCTGTCCAACTACAG AACACAGCCCAAGAAACAGCACCCATGTTTATAGCAGGGAATTCCAGTCCATGTTGAATGGCTTAGATGAAGAAGGTTGTGTGGAAGAATCAGGAGGCCATGTCACCGAGAAGAAAAGGCGATTAAGTGGAGATCAAGTCAAGGCCTTGGAGAAAAACTTTGAGGTCGAAAACAAACTTGAACCTGAGAGAAAAGTTAAGTTAGCCCAAGAACTTGGCTTGCAACCAAGACAAGTAGCTGTTTGGTTCCAAAATCGCCGTGCCCGGTGGAAAACCAAGCAACTGGAGAGAGATTATGGCGTTCTTAAAGCCAATTATGATTCTCTTAAGCACAATTTCGATGCCATCCAACAGGACAATGAAGCTCTACTCAAAGag ATAAGGGAACTGAAAGCAAAGCTGAATGAGGAGAACACAGAGAGCAATGTTTCTGTCAAGGAAGAGATAATTTTGGCTGAATCAGAAGACAAAGTCACTGAAGAAGACACGCCACCACTCCTTGATTCTCTTACTGCATCAGCAGAGGCTAAAGAGCTGAATTATGAGAActtcaacagcagcagcagtatTAATAATGGACTAGGAGCCTCTCTTTTCCCAGACTTCAAAGATGGGTTATCGGATAGTGACTCGAGTGCAATCTTGAATGAAGACAACAGTCCTAACCCTGCCATTTCTTCATCTGGGATTCTCCAAAGCCAGCTAATGATGTCCCCACCCCCATCctcatctctcaaattcaacTGCTCCACCTCATCTTCTTCACCATCAACAATGAATTCCTTTCAGTTCTCCAAGACTTATCAAACTCAGTTTGTGAAGTTGGAAGAGCACAATTTCTTAAGCAGTGAAGAGGCTTGCAATTTCTTCTCAGACGAGCAACCTCCAACTCTTCACTGGTACTGTTCTGATCAATGGAATTAG
- the LOC7479180 gene encoding homeobox-leucine zipper protein ATHB-6 isoform X1 yields the protein MKRSLGSSDSLGALMSICPTTEEHSPRNSTHVYSREFQSMLNGLDEEGCVEESGGHVTEKKRRLSGDQVKALEKNFEVENKLEPERKVKLAQELGLQPRQVAVWFQNRRARWKTKQLERDYGVLKANYDSLKHNFDAIQQDNEALLKEIRELKAKLNEENTESNVSVKEEIILAESEDKVTEEDTPPLLDSLTASAEAKELNYENFNSSSSINNGLGASLFPDFKDGLSDSDSSAILNEDNSPNPAISSSGILQSQLMMSPPPSSSLKFNCSTSSSSPSTMNSFQFSKTYQTQFVKLEEHNFLSSEEACNFFSDEQPPTLHWYCSDQWN from the exons aTGAAGAGATCACTTGGCAGCTCAGATTCCCTTGGTGCTTTGATGTCCATCTGTCCAACTACAG AAGAACACAGCCCAAGAAACAGCACCCATGTTTATAGCAGGGAATTCCAGTCCATGTTGAATGGCTTAGATGAAGAAGGTTGTGTGGAAGAATCAGGAGGCCATGTCACCGAGAAGAAAAGGCGATTAAGTGGAGATCAAGTCAAGGCCTTGGAGAAAAACTTTGAGGTCGAAAACAAACTTGAACCTGAGAGAAAAGTTAAGTTAGCCCAAGAACTTGGCTTGCAACCAAGACAAGTAGCTGTTTGGTTCCAAAATCGCCGTGCCCGGTGGAAAACCAAGCAACTGGAGAGAGATTATGGCGTTCTTAAAGCCAATTATGATTCTCTTAAGCACAATTTCGATGCCATCCAACAGGACAATGAAGCTCTACTCAAAGag ATAAGGGAACTGAAAGCAAAGCTGAATGAGGAGAACACAGAGAGCAATGTTTCTGTCAAGGAAGAGATAATTTTGGCTGAATCAGAAGACAAAGTCACTGAAGAAGACACGCCACCACTCCTTGATTCTCTTACTGCATCAGCAGAGGCTAAAGAGCTGAATTATGAGAActtcaacagcagcagcagtatTAATAATGGACTAGGAGCCTCTCTTTTCCCAGACTTCAAAGATGGGTTATCGGATAGTGACTCGAGTGCAATCTTGAATGAAGACAACAGTCCTAACCCTGCCATTTCTTCATCTGGGATTCTCCAAAGCCAGCTAATGATGTCCCCACCCCCATCctcatctctcaaattcaacTGCTCCACCTCATCTTCTTCACCATCAACAATGAATTCCTTTCAGTTCTCCAAGACTTATCAAACTCAGTTTGTGAAGTTGGAAGAGCACAATTTCTTAAGCAGTGAAGAGGCTTGCAATTTCTTCTCAGACGAGCAACCTCCAACTCTTCACTGGTACTGTTCTGATCAATGGAATTAG